The Lycium barbarum isolate Lr01 chromosome 10, ASM1917538v2, whole genome shotgun sequence genome includes a region encoding these proteins:
- the LOC132615568 gene encoding cysteine proteinase inhibitor 1-like, producing the protein MTFNFNSLLLVTLSTVVVASILGHVFATNDDRKLLDSFEHVLNSLAPSPSRGGWQPIDDTEDPKVVDVAEFTVSAENSIVKHREIEFLRVEDGKSRVDNNGITYQLDILATKFSELNEYSVVVFENSKDHVRKLISWD; encoded by the coding sequence ATGACATTCAATTTCAATTCTTTACTTCTTGTGACTCTTTCAACTGTAGTAGTTGCTTCAATCTTGGGCCATGTCTTTGCAACAAATGATGATCGAAAGTTACTGGATTCGTTCGAACATGTATTGAATAGTTTAGCTCCTTCCCCGTCACGTGGTGGTTGGCAGCCCATTGATGATACAGAAGATCCTAAAGTGGTGGATGTTGCAGAATTTACAGTTAGTGCTGAAAACAGCATAGTAAAACACCGAGAAATTGAATTTCTAAGAGTGGAGGATGGAAAATCTCGAGTTGATAATAATGGCATCACTTATCAATTAGATATTCTCGCTACAAAATTTTCTGAATTAAATGAATATTCAGTGGTTGTTTTCGAAAATTCTAAGGACCATGTTAGAAAACTCATTTCTTGGGATTAA